A region of Pseudomonas putida DNA encodes the following proteins:
- a CDS encoding RidA family protein — MPTHTRIRMFNTKVTYPNQTLDNDLCQAVRAGNTIYVRGQVGTDFEGRLVGLGDPQAQAEQAMKNVKQLLEEAGSDLSHIVKTTTYITDPRFREPVYKEVGKWLKGVFPISTGLVVAGLAQAEWLMEIDVIAVVPDQA, encoded by the coding sequence ATGCCTACCCATACCCGTATCCGCATGTTCAACACCAAGGTCACCTACCCCAACCAGACCCTGGACAACGACCTGTGCCAGGCGGTGCGTGCCGGCAACACCATCTACGTACGCGGCCAGGTGGGTACCGACTTCGAGGGGCGCCTGGTGGGCCTGGGTGACCCACAGGCACAGGCCGAACAAGCGATGAAAAACGTCAAGCAACTGCTTGAGGAGGCCGGCTCGGACCTGTCGCACATCGTCAAGACCACCACCTACATCACCGACCCACGCTTCCGCGAGCCGGTGTACAAGGAAGTCGGCAAGTGGCTCAAAGGCGTGTTCCCGATTTCCACCGGGCTGGTGGTGGCGGGGCTTGCCCAGGCCGAGTGGTTGATGGAGATCGATGTGATCGCCGTGGTGCCGGATCAGGCTTGA
- a CDS encoding SDR family NAD(P)-dependent oxidoreductase gives MSQYLQGQTAIVTGGMRGIGLGIAQRLHAAGAQVVIWDLAVDGWDAAENGFEPVLRQSVDVASLASVEGAFAEVLAHVGQVEILVNNAGINGPVVPAWEYPPEAWDKVIAIDLNGVFYCCRTAIPHMRERGYGRIVNVASMAGKDGVQYISAYSAAKAGVIAFTKAAAKELAQDGVLLNCVAPAMVETPLMAEMTAEHIAASKAKIPMGRFLKVEEIANMVSWIAGPECSFTTGFVFDLSGGRATY, from the coding sequence ATGAGCCAATACCTGCAAGGGCAGACCGCAATCGTCACCGGTGGCATGCGTGGCATCGGCCTGGGGATTGCGCAACGTCTGCACGCCGCAGGCGCCCAGGTGGTGATCTGGGACCTCGCGGTCGATGGCTGGGACGCAGCTGAAAACGGCTTTGAGCCTGTGCTGCGTCAGTCTGTCGATGTCGCGTCACTGGCCTCGGTAGAAGGGGCGTTCGCTGAAGTGCTGGCGCACGTCGGGCAGGTCGAGATACTGGTCAACAACGCCGGTATCAATGGCCCAGTGGTGCCCGCATGGGAATACCCGCCTGAGGCCTGGGACAAGGTCATCGCCATTGACCTGAACGGCGTGTTCTATTGCTGCCGTACCGCCATCCCGCACATGCGTGAACGCGGCTATGGGCGCATCGTCAATGTCGCCTCGATGGCGGGCAAGGATGGCGTGCAGTACATCTCGGCGTACTCGGCGGCCAAGGCGGGTGTGATTGCGTTCACCAAGGCTGCGGCCAAAGAACTGGCGCAGGATGGCGTGCTGCTCAACTGCGTGGCGCCGGCCATGGTCGAAACGCCGCTGATGGCCGAGATGACCGCGGAGCATATCGCCGCGAGCAAAGCCAAGATCCCCATGGGGCGGTTCTTGAAGGTGGAAGAAATCGCCAACATGGTGAGCTGGATCGCCGGGCCCGAGTGCAGTTTTACCACGGGCTTTGTGTTTGACCTCAGCGGCGGGAGGGCGACCTATTGA
- a CDS encoding MFS transporter, whose protein sequence is MNTEQNIGLGVFDTPARLQQRTRTRFMILALISGGTMINYLDRSVMGIAAPSISADLGLNAAMMGVIFSAFSWTYAAAQIPGGILIDRLGTKFTYWLALTLWSLFTGLQGLAQGFLSLLGMRFLVGVTEAPCFPTNSRVVATWFPQSERARATGIYTFAEYTGLAFLTPLLFWVLHAYGWRFLLMAVGLMGILYGLVWWRKYHEPHQSTTANQAELDYIAAGGGVVDGGQKATVFRWSQIPALLKHRNMLGICLGQFACNSTNVFFLTWFPTYLVTERHMPWLKVGWVAVLPFIAASLGTLVGGWLSDALLRRGYSLNVARKLPVIAGLLTASVIVLANYVESDALVITILCIAYFAQGMSALAWMIVSDIAPKGLLGLSGGLFNLFANAAGIVTPLTIGIIVSMTGSFVWALAFVSSITVLGALCYVFMVSDLRRLPDVPSLENGAKQ, encoded by the coding sequence ATGAACACTGAGCAGAACATCGGCTTGGGGGTGTTCGACACGCCCGCACGTCTGCAACAACGTACCCGTACACGTTTCATGATCCTGGCGCTGATATCCGGCGGCACGATGATCAACTACCTCGACCGCAGTGTGATGGGCATCGCGGCGCCCAGCATCAGCGCTGACCTGGGCCTGAATGCGGCGATGATGGGGGTGATTTTCTCGGCGTTTTCCTGGACCTACGCGGCCGCGCAGATCCCCGGTGGCATCCTCATAGACCGGCTGGGCACCAAGTTCACCTATTGGCTGGCCTTGACGCTGTGGTCGCTGTTCACAGGCTTGCAAGGGCTGGCCCAGGGCTTTCTGTCGCTGTTGGGCATGCGTTTTCTGGTGGGGGTGACCGAGGCACCGTGCTTCCCCACCAACAGCCGCGTGGTGGCGACCTGGTTCCCGCAGAGCGAGCGGGCCAGAGCAACCGGCATCTACACCTTCGCCGAGTACACAGGGCTGGCGTTTCTCACGCCACTGCTGTTCTGGGTGCTGCATGCGTACGGCTGGCGTTTTCTGCTGATGGCGGTTGGGCTGATGGGTATCCTTTATGGCCTGGTCTGGTGGCGCAAGTACCATGAGCCGCACCAGTCCACCACGGCGAACCAGGCCGAGCTCGACTACATCGCAGCGGGCGGTGGGGTGGTCGATGGTGGCCAGAAAGCCACGGTGTTTCGCTGGTCGCAGATTCCGGCATTGCTCAAGCACCGCAACATGCTGGGTATCTGCCTGGGCCAGTTTGCCTGCAACTCGACTAACGTGTTCTTCCTGACCTGGTTCCCGACATACCTGGTGACCGAGCGGCACATGCCGTGGTTGAAGGTTGGCTGGGTCGCGGTGCTGCCCTTCATCGCCGCCTCACTGGGGACCCTGGTCGGTGGCTGGCTGTCCGATGCCTTGCTGCGCCGAGGCTACTCGCTGAACGTGGCGCGCAAGCTGCCAGTCATTGCCGGCCTGCTCACGGCCTCGGTCATTGTGCTGGCCAACTACGTCGAATCCGACGCGCTGGTGATCACCATTCTCTGCATCGCCTACTTCGCCCAAGGCATGTCGGCGCTGGCCTGGATGATTGTCTCCGATATCGCGCCGAAGGGGCTGCTGGGCTTGAGTGGCGGCCTGTTCAACCTGTTCGCCAACGCGGCGGGCATCGTCACCCCGCTGACCATCGGCATCATCGTTTCGATGACCGGCTCGTTTGTCTGGGCCCTGGCCTTCGTGTCGTCGATCACCGTCCTTGGTGCCCTGTGTTACGTGTTCATGGTGAGCGACCTGCGTCGCCTGCCAGACGTTCCCTCTCTCGAAAATGGAGCAAAGCAATGA
- a CDS encoding amidohydrolase family protein, with protein sequence MNIFDEPKIDCHNHLFDPARFPYHPDAPYAPCGQEVATLEQFNRVMDAYGVQHALLVGPNSGYHTDNRCLLHALAAGQGRFKGVAVVERDITLDALAALQAQGVVGVAFNPALYGVASLEAVDGVFGKLAELGLFAQIQVCEDQLLALRGLLERTSARLLIDHCGRPEVSAGIQQPGFQALLRLAGSGRASVKLSGMQKFASADALQAQSSAYVHALIEAFGPDACVWGSDWPFIRQRSRVDYGPLLKLAERLMPDAQLRRQVMWDTPRRLFGFA encoded by the coding sequence GTGAACATCTTTGACGAACCCAAGATCGATTGCCATAACCATCTGTTTGACCCTGCACGCTTTCCCTATCACCCCGATGCGCCTTACGCACCCTGCGGGCAAGAGGTCGCGACGCTGGAGCAGTTTAACCGGGTAATGGACGCCTACGGCGTGCAGCATGCCTTGCTGGTGGGGCCCAACAGCGGCTACCACACCGACAATCGCTGCCTGTTGCACGCCCTTGCTGCGGGGCAGGGGCGTTTCAAGGGGGTGGCGGTGGTCGAGCGTGACATCACCCTCGATGCGCTGGCCGCACTGCAGGCGCAAGGGGTGGTAGGCGTTGCGTTCAACCCGGCGCTGTACGGGGTGGCGAGCCTTGAAGCGGTCGATGGGGTGTTCGGCAAGCTCGCCGAGCTTGGCCTGTTTGCCCAGATTCAAGTGTGCGAAGACCAGTTGCTGGCGCTGCGCGGGCTGCTCGAACGCACCTCGGCACGCTTGTTGATTGACCACTGCGGCCGGCCGGAGGTGAGCGCCGGTATTCAACAACCGGGTTTCCAGGCCTTGCTGCGGTTAGCGGGGAGTGGCCGGGCGAGCGTCAAGCTTTCTGGCATGCAGAAGTTTGCTTCGGCCGATGCGCTGCAGGCGCAAAGCAGTGCCTACGTCCATGCCCTGATTGAGGCCTTTGGCCCGGATGCCTGTGTGTGGGGCTCCGATTGGCCGTTCATTCGTCAGCGCTCGCGGGTGGACTACGGGCCACTGCTGAAACTGGCCGAGCGCCTGATGCCCGATGCGCAACTGCGCCGCCAGGTCATGTGGGACACGCCACGACGTCTGTTTGGGTTCGCCTAG
- a CDS encoding LysR family transcriptional regulator — protein MPLDDEGPESRALVFKLRHMEVFRAVMLTGSISAAAKMLYVSQPAVSKLIQYIEVRLAYRLFERINNRLVPTLEAQILFREVERVYQAALEVNECALSLGSGGHRNLRISCSASLSTVVIPIALAQLKRESPSLNIEWQTSLMGEMPNQILSKKVDLSIAALPVIHDHLHSQAFMRGRMVVVMPPEHALAQRPSLALEQLQGHDLLLFRPDMPFGKLLADHIHRRGLHLQSLLSFTNANEAVALVKQGMGITLIDEFVAQDSGLAVVPLAEEIHFDISFVYSRFEPPSHSALHLMQVLHAQALKLGRGIAGFALPAA, from the coding sequence ATGCCCCTCGACGATGAAGGCCCAGAATCCCGCGCGCTGGTGTTCAAACTGCGCCATATGGAAGTGTTCAGGGCGGTGATGCTGACGGGCTCGATCAGCGCGGCGGCCAAGATGCTCTACGTGTCGCAGCCGGCGGTGAGCAAGTTGATCCAGTACATCGAGGTGCGGCTGGCGTACCGCTTGTTCGAGCGCATCAACAACCGCCTGGTGCCGACCCTGGAGGCGCAGATTCTGTTTCGCGAAGTCGAGCGGGTGTACCAGGCGGCGTTGGAGGTCAATGAATGTGCGCTGTCACTGGGCAGTGGCGGCCATCGCAACCTGCGCATCTCATGCAGTGCTTCGCTGTCGACCGTGGTCATCCCGATTGCGCTGGCCCAGCTCAAGCGCGAATCGCCCTCGCTGAACATCGAGTGGCAGACCTCGCTGATGGGTGAAATGCCGAACCAGATCCTGTCGAAGAAGGTCGACCTGTCGATTGCCGCCTTGCCGGTGATCCACGATCACCTGCACTCGCAGGCGTTCATGCGGGGGCGCATGGTGGTGGTGATGCCACCGGAGCATGCCCTGGCGCAACGGCCATCACTGGCGCTTGAACAACTGCAAGGCCATGACTTGCTGCTGTTCAGGCCCGACATGCCGTTCGGCAAACTGCTGGCCGACCACATCCACCGGCGCGGCCTGCACCTGCAATCGCTGTTGTCGTTCACCAATGCCAACGAAGCCGTGGCCCTGGTCAAACAAGGCATGGGCATTACCCTGATCGACGAGTTCGTGGCGCAAGACAGCGGTTTGGCGGTGGTGCCACTGGCCGAAGAAATCCACTTTGATATCAGCTTCGTCTATTCGCGCTTCGAGCCACCGTCGCACTCGGCATTGCACCTGATGCAGGTGCTGCATGCGCAGGCACTGAAGCTTGGGCGGGGGATCGCGGGGTTCGCGTTGCCAGCAGCTTGA
- the pgm gene encoding phosphoglucomutase (alpha-D-glucose-1,6-bisphosphate-dependent), producing the protein MTLSPLAGKPAPASVLVDIPRLLTAYYTGRPDAGVVAQRVAFGTSGHRGTSLELSFNEYHVLAITQAICLYRQEKGIDGPLFIGADTHALSAPATASALEVLAANGVQVMLSKDDEYTPTPAVSHAILCYNRGREQGLADGIVITPSHNPPQSGGFKYNPPNGGPADSDVTKWVEAKANELLAANLAGVKRMDHAQALQAATTHRHDYVSHYVADLGNVIDFDVIRSANLRLGVDPLGGAGVHYWSAIAEHYKINLEVVNTEVDPTFRFMTVDWDGQIRMDPSSPYAMQGLIGLRERFDVAFACDPDHDRHGIVTPDGLLQPNNYLAVAIDYLYRHRPQWRSDAAVGKTVVSSGLIDRVTERLGRELFEVPVGFKFFAQGLFDGSLGFGGEESAGASFLRRDGSVWATDKDGLIPALLAAEMTARTGRNPSQAYADLTAVLGKPFATRVEAKADARQKALLSKLAPEQVKSTELAGEPIVQILSHAPGNGQAIGGLKVMTANGWFAARPSGTEDIYKIYAESFIDEAHLQRLVQEAQVLVDSAIA; encoded by the coding sequence ATGACGCTCAGTCCTTTGGCAGGCAAGCCGGCTCCGGCCAGCGTGCTGGTCGATATTCCCCGACTGCTCACCGCCTACTACACCGGCCGCCCCGATGCGGGCGTGGTGGCCCAGCGGGTGGCTTTCGGCACCTCGGGGCACCGAGGCACCTCGCTTGAGTTGAGTTTCAACGAGTACCACGTACTGGCCATTACCCAAGCCATCTGCCTGTACCGCCAGGAGAAGGGCATCGATGGCCCACTGTTCATCGGTGCTGACACCCATGCGCTATCGGCACCGGCCACGGCCAGCGCCCTGGAAGTGCTGGCGGCCAATGGCGTGCAGGTGATGCTGTCCAAAGACGATGAGTACACGCCGACCCCGGCGGTGTCCCACGCCATCCTCTGCTACAACCGTGGCCGTGAGCAGGGCCTGGCCGACGGTATCGTCATCACGCCGTCGCACAACCCGCCGCAAAGCGGTGGCTTCAAGTACAACCCGCCCAATGGCGGCCCGGCCGACAGCGACGTGACCAAGTGGGTCGAAGCCAAGGCCAACGAACTGCTGGCCGCGAACCTGGCCGGCGTCAAACGCATGGACCATGCCCAGGCCTTGCAGGCTGCCACCACCCACCGCCACGACTACGTGAGCCATTACGTGGCAGACCTCGGCAATGTCATCGACTTCGATGTGATTCGCAGCGCCAACCTGCGCCTGGGCGTCGACCCGCTGGGTGGTGCTGGGGTGCACTACTGGTCGGCGATTGCCGAGCATTACAAGATCAACCTGGAAGTGGTCAACACCGAGGTTGACCCGACCTTCCGCTTCATGACCGTCGACTGGGACGGCCAGATCCGCATGGACCCGTCCTCGCCCTATGCCATGCAGGGCCTCATTGGCCTGCGCGAGCGCTTTGACGTGGCATTTGCCTGCGACCCGGACCACGACCGCCACGGCATCGTCACCCCGGATGGCTTGCTGCAGCCGAACAACTACCTGGCCGTGGCCATCGACTACCTGTACCGCCATCGTCCGCAATGGCGCAGCGACGCGGCGGTGGGCAAGACCGTTGTTTCCAGCGGCTTGATCGACCGTGTCACCGAGCGCCTGGGCCGTGAACTGTTCGAGGTACCGGTGGGCTTCAAGTTCTTCGCCCAGGGCCTGTTCGACGGCTCGCTAGGCTTTGGTGGCGAGGAGAGCGCGGGGGCTTCGTTCCTGCGGCGCGACGGCTCGGTCTGGGCGACTGACAAAGACGGGCTGATCCCTGCCTTGCTGGCCGCCGAGATGACTGCGCGCACGGGCCGTAACCCGAGCCAGGCCTATGCTGACCTGACCGCAGTACTGGGCAAGCCGTTCGCCACCCGTGTCGAGGCCAAGGCCGATGCCCGGCAGAAGGCGTTGTTGAGCAAGCTGGCACCTGAGCAGGTCAAATCGACTGAGCTTGCCGGCGAGCCGATCGTGCAGATCCTCAGCCATGCACCAGGCAACGGCCAGGCGATTGGCGGGTTGAAAGTAATGACCGCCAACGGCTGGTTTGCCGCACGGCCGTCGGGCACCGAGGACATCTACAAGATCTACGCCGAAAGCTTCATCGACGAGGCGCACCTGCAGCGCCTGGTGCAGGAAGCACAGGTGTTGGTGGACTCGGCCATCGCCTGA
- a CDS encoding DUF1345 domain-containing protein, with translation MAFHRLTRTHPRLTFATLVGIIGAWLIPAGDTVQHILVGWNLGVWLYLLLVLWLTWHAKPDKVRKVAQVEDENAGLVLLTVCIAAIASLAAVTLQLVSSRGLQGGALALHYLYTGLTVAGSWLLIGCIFSLHYARLFYTGRNHEPPLRFADGERNPDYWDFHYFSFTLSVAVQTSDVGVAGRGLRRVVLAHSLVGFVFNTAILGFTINIAAGLLG, from the coding sequence ATGGCTTTCCACCGACTGACACGCACCCACCCTCGCCTCACGTTCGCCACCCTGGTCGGTATCATCGGCGCCTGGCTAATCCCTGCCGGTGACACGGTCCAGCACATTCTGGTCGGGTGGAACCTCGGCGTCTGGCTCTACCTGCTGCTGGTCCTGTGGCTGACCTGGCACGCCAAGCCGGACAAAGTCCGCAAGGTTGCCCAGGTCGAGGATGAGAACGCCGGCCTGGTCTTGCTTACCGTGTGCATCGCGGCCATCGCCAGCCTGGCCGCAGTCACCCTGCAACTGGTCTCCAGCCGTGGCCTGCAAGGCGGCGCCCTGGCCCTGCACTACCTGTACACCGGGTTGACCGTGGCCGGCTCCTGGCTGTTGATCGGCTGTATCTTCAGCCTGCACTACGCGCGCTTGTTCTATACCGGCCGGAACCATGAACCCCCACTGCGCTTTGCCGATGGCGAGCGCAACCCGGATTACTGGGACTTCCACTACTTCTCGTTCACCCTCAGCGTGGCGGTGCAGACGTCCGATGTAGGTGTTGCAGGGCGCGGGTTGCGCCGGGTGGTGCTGGCGCATTCGTTGGTAGGTTTCGTATTCAACACCGCAATCTTGGGGTTCACCATCAACATCGCTGCAGGGCTGCTGGGGTAA
- a CDS encoding DUF1652 domain-containing protein, producing MNKMTFPNACQVMRWHFHPLGFEASMDAPRSMIARLFDRATGETLLAIAGIPCAAIMAAADVERIIEAVEAEMDALVPVFALRDAG from the coding sequence ATGAACAAAATGACGTTCCCGAACGCCTGCCAGGTGATGCGCTGGCATTTCCACCCGCTGGGCTTCGAGGCCAGCATGGATGCGCCGCGCAGCATGATCGCGCGGCTGTTCGACCGCGCCACCGGGGAAACCCTGCTGGCCATTGCCGGTATCCCCTGCGCTGCCATCATGGCCGCGGCGGATGTCGAGCGCATCATTGAAGCGGTCGAGGCCGAGATGGACGCCTTGGTACCCGTCTTCGCTCTGCGTGACGCGGGCTAG
- a CDS encoding putative bifunctional diguanylate cyclase/phosphodiesterase yields the protein MLTGSYSSSLVLISLCVAILASYTALDLTGRIATAKGRAVNLWMGGGALAMGIGVWSMHFIGMLAFSLPIDLGYDLGLTAFSLLIAVLSSGFALWLVSQPSLPWLQLGFGALIMGAGISCMHYTGMAALHMLPGIDYDPTLFGASLMIAVGASAAALWIAFRLRKHTPYVRQIRGLAAVVMGVAIVGMHYTGMAAANFPEGSFCGALAGGLRGDGLVYLVLITTLAVLAVALLTSVLDARLEARTAELARSLTLANQELTQLALHDTLTDLPNRTLLADRIEQAIAKVAEQGGCFALMFIDLDGFKPVNDAFGHHVGDLLLKAVAARLRGHLHSQDTLARIGGDEFVLLVELQEPNDAMDVAVKQVNLVSRPFRVAEHDLQLTASLGIVLYPGNGQDQHELLRNADAAMYHAKSAGKNGYSFFDVSMNSNARQQLQLLQDLRQALEQRQFRLHYQPKFDAQACQPIGAEALLRWEHPQQGLLLPDRFIGLAEKTGLIIPIGEWVMDEACRQMRQWLDQGHQGWRMAVNLSAIQFCHAGLVESVARALRENGLPANCLTLEITETTAMHDADASLTVLQRLSDMGVDLSIDDFGTGYSSLMYLKRLPANELKIDRGFVRDLEQDSDDAAIVSAIVALGQALGLRIVAEGVETDKQQDFLTRLGCDSLQGYLLGQPVPAEQFMGKLQALRQAPDVAV from the coding sequence ATGCTGACCGGTAGCTACTCCTCTTCGCTGGTGTTGATTTCGCTGTGCGTGGCGATCCTGGCGTCCTATACCGCCCTGGACCTGACCGGCCGTATCGCTACGGCCAAGGGCAGGGCTGTGAACCTGTGGATGGGGGGCGGCGCGCTGGCCATGGGGATCGGCGTGTGGTCGATGCATTTCATCGGCATGCTCGCGTTCAGCCTGCCCATCGACCTGGGCTACGACCTTGGGCTGACCGCTTTTTCGCTGTTGATCGCCGTGCTGTCGTCAGGCTTTGCCTTGTGGCTGGTGAGCCAGCCGAGCCTGCCTTGGCTGCAACTGGGCTTTGGTGCATTGATCATGGGCGCGGGCATCAGTTGCATGCACTACACCGGCATGGCCGCGCTGCACATGCTGCCAGGCATCGACTATGACCCTACGCTGTTCGGCGCTTCGCTGATGATCGCCGTGGGCGCCTCGGCGGCGGCGCTGTGGATCGCGTTCCGCTTGCGCAAGCACACCCCTTATGTGCGGCAGATCCGCGGCCTGGCCGCAGTGGTGATGGGGGTTGCCATCGTCGGCATGCACTACACCGGCATGGCGGCTGCCAATTTCCCCGAGGGCAGCTTCTGCGGGGCGCTGGCCGGTGGGCTGCGAGGCGACGGGCTGGTCTACCTGGTGCTGATTACCACCTTGGCCGTACTGGCGGTGGCCCTGCTGACCTCGGTGCTGGACGCCCGCCTCGAAGCGCGCACGGCAGAGCTTGCCCGGTCGCTGACCCTGGCCAACCAGGAACTCACCCAACTGGCCCTGCACGACACACTCACTGACCTGCCCAACCGCACCCTGCTGGCCGACCGCATCGAGCAAGCCATCGCCAAGGTGGCGGAGCAGGGTGGTTGCTTTGCGCTGATGTTCATCGACCTGGATGGCTTCAAACCGGTCAACGATGCCTTTGGGCATCATGTTGGCGATTTGCTGCTTAAAGCGGTGGCGGCGCGCCTGCGCGGTCACTTGCACAGCCAGGACACGCTAGCGCGCATTGGTGGCGACGAGTTCGTATTGCTGGTGGAGCTGCAAGAGCCGAACGATGCCATGGACGTGGCGGTCAAACAGGTCAACCTGGTGTCGCGGCCGTTCCGCGTTGCCGAGCATGACCTGCAGCTTACGGCCAGCCTGGGCATCGTCTTGTACCCCGGCAACGGCCAGGATCAGCACGAGTTGCTGCGCAATGCCGACGCCGCGATGTACCACGCCAAGAGCGCCGGTAAAAACGGCTACAGCTTCTTCGACGTGTCGATGAACAGCAACGCCCGGCAGCAACTGCAGTTGCTGCAGGACCTGCGCCAGGCCCTGGAGCAGCGCCAGTTCCGCCTGCATTACCAACCCAAGTTCGATGCCCAGGCCTGCCAGCCGATTGGCGCCGAAGCGCTGCTGCGCTGGGAGCACCCGCAGCAAGGCCTGCTGCTGCCTGACCGATTCATTGGCCTGGCGGAAAAAACCGGCCTGATCATTCCCATCGGCGAATGGGTAATGGACGAAGCTTGCCGGCAGATGCGCCAGTGGCTGGACCAGGGGCACCAGGGTTGGCGCATGGCGGTCAACCTTTCGGCCATCCAGTTCTGCCATGCAGGTTTGGTCGAGAGCGTGGCCCGGGCCCTTCGCGAGAACGGCCTGCCGGCCAACTGCCTGACCCTGGAGATCACCGAAACCACCGCCATGCATGATGCCGATGCCAGCCTGACGGTGCTGCAACGCTTGTCCGACATGGGTGTGGACTTGTCCATCGATGATTTCGGCACTGGTTACTCCAGCCTCATGTACCTCAAGCGGCTGCCGGCCAACGAGCTGAAGATCGACCGGGGTTTTGTGCGTGATCTGGAGCAGGACAGCGACGATGCCGCGATTGTCTCGGCGATTGTTGCGCTGGGCCAGGCACTGGGGTTGCGAATCGTTGCCGAAGGCGTGGAGACGGACAAGCAGCAGGACTTCTTGACCCGCCTGGGGTGCGATTCGTTGCAAGGTTATCTGCTGGGGCAGCCGGTGCCGGCCGAGCAGTTCATGGGCAAGTTGCAGGCGTTGCGGCAGGCGCCGGACGTGGCTGTCTAG
- a CDS encoding efflux transporter outer membrane subunit, translated as MNFAQTPLHRALQSLTLGRGSRLLGASLCVALLSACSLSPDYHRPELSTPAQYKQAEGWTQAKPSDAIARGAWWEVYGDAGLNALVEELNRSNQTVAQSEAQYRQAQALVRSSRAALFPSLDLSASKNRSAQGTGSSSSSLSNNSSGIRNTYNTQLGVSWEIDLWGKLRETMNANEASAQASFADLASIRLSQQSELVQNYLQLRVIDEQKRLLEATVATYERSLRMTENQYRAGVSGPDAVAQARTQLKSTQADLIDLIWQRAQFENAIAVLLGKAPADFALADSKTIPALPQIPLTLPSQLLERRPDIASAERNVMAANANIGVSRAAYFPDLSLSLSGGYSSSSFSNWIELPNRYWSVGPSLAMTLFDAGKRSAEVDRTVAVYDQTVAQYRQTVLDGFKEVENFLVQLKVYGDEAVVRQEALDAARESLRLTENQYRAGLIGYLDVVNVQTTALSNERSVLNLLQGRLVASVQLIAALGGGWDAEQAFAEQE; from the coding sequence ATGAACTTTGCCCAGACACCCCTTCACCGTGCCCTGCAGTCATTGACCCTGGGGCGTGGCTCGCGTCTGCTCGGCGCCAGTCTGTGCGTGGCGCTGCTCAGCGCCTGTAGCCTGAGCCCGGACTACCATCGCCCCGAGCTGAGCACCCCGGCGCAGTACAAGCAGGCCGAGGGCTGGACCCAGGCCAAACCGTCGGACGCCATCGCCCGAGGCGCCTGGTGGGAAGTCTATGGCGATGCCGGGCTCAATGCGCTGGTCGAAGAGCTTAACCGCAGCAACCAGACTGTTGCGCAGTCTGAAGCCCAGTACCGCCAGGCCCAGGCGCTGGTGCGCAGCAGCCGCGCCGCGCTGTTTCCAAGCCTGGACCTGAGCGCCAGCAAGAACCGCTCGGCGCAGGGCACCGGCAGCTCAAGCTCCAGCCTGTCGAACAACAGCAGCGGCATTCGCAACACCTACAACACCCAGCTCGGCGTCAGTTGGGAGATCGACCTGTGGGGCAAGTTGCGTGAAACCATGAACGCCAACGAAGCCAGTGCACAAGCCAGTTTTGCCGACCTTGCCTCGATCCGCCTGAGCCAGCAGTCGGAGCTGGTGCAGAACTACCTGCAACTGCGTGTGATCGATGAGCAGAAGCGCCTGCTGGAGGCGACCGTGGCCACCTACGAACGCTCGCTGCGCATGACCGAAAACCAGTACCGGGCCGGTGTTTCCGGCCCGGATGCGGTGGCCCAGGCGCGGACCCAGCTTAAAAGCACCCAGGCGGACCTGATTGACCTGATCTGGCAGCGCGCGCAGTTCGAGAATGCCATTGCCGTGTTGCTCGGCAAGGCCCCGGCGGACTTTGCCCTTGCCGACAGCAAGACCATTCCAGCACTGCCGCAAATTCCACTGACGCTGCCCTCGCAACTGCTCGAACGCCGCCCGGACATCGCTTCGGCCGAGCGCAACGTGATGGCTGCCAACGCCAATATCGGCGTATCGCGCGCGGCCTACTTCCCCGACCTGAGCCTGAGCCTGAGTGGGGGCTATTCCAGCAGCAGCTTCAGCAACTGGATCGAACTGCCGAACCGTTACTGGTCGGTAGGGCCTTCGCTGGCCATGACCTTGTTCGATGCGGGCAAGCGCAGCGCCGAGGTGGACCGTACCGTGGCCGTCTATGACCAGACCGTGGCGCAGTACCGCCAGACGGTGCTCGATGGCTTCAAGGAGGTGGAAAACTTCCTGGTGCAGTTGAAGGTTTATGGCGATGAAGCGGTGGTGCGCCAGGAGGCGCTGGACGCGGCGCGTGAGTCGCTGCGCCTGACAGAAAACCAATACCGCGCGGGGTTGATCGGTTACCTGGATGTGGTGAACGTGCAGACCACCGCGCTGAGTAACGAGCGCAGCGTGCTGAACCTGTTGCAGGGGCGTTTGGTGGCCAGTGTGCAACTGATCGCTGCGCTGGGCGGTGGTTGGGATGCCGAGCAGGCGTTTGCCGAACAGGAGTGA